Proteins from one Mesotoga infera genomic window:
- a CDS encoding diguanylate cyclase → MRSRLTPFLVAALSALLMLIMILITLENKTSKTEKQLAGSTRLFVDETVKAVLIGYFHRDCILKSIEEGDIESVSHNLEYLMEDNAPLSGVRVVIDGTPFIELGDIITHNDTVAVKGDMPYTIFYDEGFLLAATAISDGRGAQNADDSYALIAIKLSSIIDLLTDERYVLSEKANTKIYGSLGIRLARDINMGNALSLVFAFVISYLFMIFIQTKTEKGFVVAKNREQAFLLNSIPSMIWCLKDSRTFGMVNSQFARFFGKRPEEIENHVIEDVLPSSEVESCIESNEEVIRSKAPVSFKQSSTNHAGEKRTIAITKIPVTSESGEVDSIICTAEDVTDKEVAESRLRLIQFALDNVNEEAFWISKEGDILYVNKATCKALGYSQDELVGMKVHDVDPTELAKNRDLNWEQVKKSRQDVIETFHRRKDGTIFPVEVNRNYLIYEEGQEYEFSFARDISERRSAQNRLEREKRRIERLHETALAMERCREKREVFELIIQAARSILDFDICFVAIAENDHFSIKISSNLSPEDPTTMPLNVGIVGKTYREKKSFVLEDIQESEQAFRTNNEYHGGLSVPVGNIGVFQAMSMEKNAFTDEDVKLAELLMLHASEAIKRIETEQEMAYMSLHDRLTGLYNRVYFEEEIQRLNYSRLYPISIISADIDGLKLINDTMGHSTGDDLLRSFAEILKANMRSSDVVSRFGGDEFAAILVSTDRPTAERVIERIRKAVARYNESRSGPFLSFSMGVATSNNGESSLLDCLKLADDLMYRDKLSRSNSVRSQMVNTLLLTLAEKDHISGGHASRLQEMAIKLGKRMGLNSDQLVDLSLFAQVHDLGKVGIPDRILFKPGKLTEEEWGIMKLHPEKGYRIAVSSPDLSTVADLILRHHERWDGKGYPLGLERTEIPIECRILSIVDAYDAMTNDRPYCKARSHSEALKEIERCAGTQFDPKIVEEFLKMLQESPRLQGSVSSENS, encoded by the coding sequence GTGAGGTCCAGACTGACACCATTCCTGGTGGCCGCCTTAAGCGCTTTGCTAATGCTGATTATGATACTTATAACGCTGGAGAACAAGACGAGCAAAACGGAGAAGCAGCTCGCCGGTTCTACCAGGCTTTTCGTCGATGAGACTGTAAAAGCCGTTCTTATCGGTTACTTCCACCGCGATTGCATCTTGAAATCCATCGAAGAAGGGGACATCGAGTCGGTCTCCCATAACCTTGAATACCTCATGGAAGACAACGCTCCCCTGTCAGGAGTGCGGGTGGTCATCGACGGAACGCCTTTCATCGAACTGGGCGATATAATCACTCACAACGATACCGTGGCCGTCAAGGGTGATATGCCTTACACTATCTTCTACGACGAGGGCTTCTTACTGGCCGCAACAGCGATAAGCGATGGCCGCGGAGCACAGAATGCCGATGATTCTTATGCACTTATCGCGATAAAGCTGTCCAGCATCATCGATCTTCTGACTGATGAGAGGTATGTTCTCTCAGAAAAAGCCAATACGAAGATATACGGAAGTCTCGGAATAAGGCTAGCGAGAGACATAAACATGGGAAACGCCCTTTCCCTGGTCTTCGCGTTTGTAATCAGTTACCTGTTTATGATTTTTATTCAGACAAAGACTGAAAAAGGCTTCGTGGTCGCGAAGAATAGAGAACAAGCCTTCCTTCTTAACAGCATACCGTCGATGATATGGTGTCTGAAAGACAGCAGAACCTTTGGAATGGTTAACAGTCAGTTCGCACGATTCTTCGGTAAACGACCCGAAGAGATAGAGAACCATGTTATCGAAGATGTGCTTCCGTCAAGCGAAGTTGAAAGCTGCATCGAGAGCAATGAAGAAGTCATCAGAAGCAAGGCGCCTGTCTCTTTCAAGCAGAGCTCCACGAATCACGCCGGTGAGAAGAGAACCATAGCAATCACCAAGATTCCCGTAACCAGCGAGAGCGGAGAAGTCGATTCCATAATCTGCACCGCCGAAGATGTGACCGACAAAGAAGTCGCCGAAAGTAGGCTCAGATTGATTCAGTTCGCTCTGGACAACGTCAACGAAGAGGCCTTCTGGATCTCCAAAGAGGGCGATATACTTTACGTCAACAAAGCGACATGCAAGGCTCTCGGATACAGCCAGGACGAACTGGTCGGAATGAAAGTCCATGACGTGGATCCGACCGAATTGGCAAAGAATAGGGACTTGAACTGGGAACAGGTCAAGAAGAGCCGTCAGGATGTGATAGAGACTTTCCACCGCAGGAAAGACGGCACTATCTTTCCCGTAGAGGTGAATAGAAATTATCTGATTTACGAAGAAGGCCAGGAGTACGAATTCAGCTTCGCCAGGGACATATCTGAACGGCGAAGTGCACAAAACAGATTGGAAAGAGAAAAACGGAGGATCGAAAGACTCCACGAAACGGCATTGGCCATGGAGAGATGCAGAGAAAAGCGGGAGGTCTTCGAACTCATAATTCAGGCCGCCAGAAGCATACTCGACTTCGACATATGCTTCGTCGCGATCGCCGAGAACGATCACTTTTCCATCAAGATCTCGTCCAATCTCAGTCCCGAAGACCCAACAACCATGCCGCTGAACGTGGGAATAGTGGGAAAGACTTACAGAGAGAAAAAGAGCTTTGTTCTTGAGGATATACAGGAATCGGAACAGGCCTTCAGGACCAACAATGAATACCACGGGGGACTGAGCGTTCCCGTGGGAAATATCGGTGTTTTTCAGGCCATGTCGATGGAGAAAAACGCGTTCACAGATGAAGACGTCAAGCTGGCCGAACTGCTTATGTTGCACGCCAGCGAAGCGATAAAGCGAATAGAGACAGAACAAGAGATGGCTTACATGTCTCTTCACGACAGGTTAACCGGCCTCTACAACAGGGTCTATTTCGAGGAGGAGATCCAGAGGCTAAACTATTCTAGACTTTACCCGATCTCGATAATCTCGGCCGATATAGACGGCCTCAAGTTGATAAACGACACGATGGGCCATTCCACCGGAGACGATTTGTTGAGGTCTTTCGCCGAAATTCTTAAGGCCAACATGAGGAGTTCCGACGTCGTTTCGCGTTTCGGAGGAGATGAGTTCGCCGCGATTCTGGTATCCACCGATCGTCCAACGGCCGAAAGAGTCATTGAAAGGATAAGGAAGGCTGTCGCCAGATACAACGAAAGTCGGAGCGGTCCGTTCCTCAGCTTTTCAATGGGAGTCGCCACGAGCAATAACGGCGAGAGCTCTCTGCTGGATTGCTTGAAGCTGGCCGACGATCTTATGTATCGTGACAAACTGAGCAGGAGCAACAGTGTAAGAAGTCAGATGGTGAATACTTTGCTGCTAACTCTTGCGGAGAAGGATCATATATCGGGCGGTCATGCGAGCAGACTTCAGGAAATGGCTATCAAACTCGGCAAAAGAATGGGGCTCAACTCCGACCAGTTGGTGGACCTCTCTCTGTTTGCCCAGGTGCACGATCTTGGAAAGGTGGGTATCCCCGATAGAATACTTTTCAAACCGGGAAAACTGACGGAAGAGGAGTGGGGGATAATGAAGCTCCATCCCGAAAAGGGGTACAGAATAGCCGTATCTTCCCCGGACCTTTCTACAGTCGCCGACCTCATACTCAGACACCACGAGAGATGGGATGGAAAGGGGTATCCACTCGGGTTGGAAAGAACCGAGATCCCGATCGAATGCAGGATTCTTTCAATTGTGGACGCCTACGACGCCATGACTAACGATAGACCTTACTGCAAGGCAAGGAGCCATTCGGAGGCCCTCAAAGAAATCGAAAGATGTGCCGGAACTCAGTTCGATCCAAAGATCGTCGAGGAATTCCTTAAAATGCTTCAAGAAAGTCCCCGTCTTCAAGGTTCCGTATCTTCGGAGAACTCATGA
- a CDS encoding ABC transporter permease subunit — MLYKELNEMKLRVILIIAVLVISLITTIVMRPYASQMMSEMAGQLEELPDFLKKLIGDTSSLTKLDDDNYYLLSQWQGKNFGQFLPLVVLLITFPIFAKEFDKKTIYFLLSRKNRKDVFMAKYLIGLGVVLVVTTALSLLGPIAMNLTGYGVNFSGTLKALLQQLVGVAFFYSLFTLLSVISKDQVKPVVLGIILIIGLPIIGMIEAISWLNPYPFILATTVIQSGTIDWIYLVALLAVTIALTAADYVLFKKKEL; from the coding sequence ATGCTCTATAAGGAACTGAACGAAATGAAACTCAGGGTGATTCTGATCATAGCCGTTCTGGTGATTTCTCTCATAACGACAATCGTGATGAGACCGTACGCCTCCCAGATGATGTCCGAGATGGCCGGACAGCTCGAGGAGTTGCCCGACTTTCTGAAGAAACTAATCGGCGACACATCGAGCCTCACAAAACTCGACGACGACAACTACTATCTGCTCAGTCAGTGGCAGGGCAAAAACTTCGGGCAGTTCTTGCCCCTGGTGGTATTGTTGATAACCTTTCCGATCTTCGCCAAAGAGTTCGACAAAAAGACCATCTACTTCCTCCTCTCGAGAAAAAACAGGAAAGACGTCTTTATGGCGAAGTATCTGATCGGACTGGGCGTGGTCCTGGTAGTTACGACCGCTTTATCCCTGCTAGGACCGATCGCGATGAACCTGACCGGTTACGGAGTGAACTTCTCGGGAACATTGAAGGCTCTTCTCCAGCAACTTGTGGGTGTCGCCTTCTTTTACTCGCTCTTCACGCTGTTGTCCGTGATTAGCAAGGATCAGGTGAAACCGGTAGTGTTAGGTATCATACTGATTATAGGACTTCCGATAATCGGAATGATCGAGGCGATCTCATGGCTGAATCCCTATCCTTTCATTCTGGCAACGACTGTAATTCAGAGCGGAACGATAGACTGGATCTACCTGGTGGCGCTTCTGGCGGTGACGATCGCACTGACGGCCGCAGATTACGTGCTCTTCAAAAAGAAAGAATTATAA
- a CDS encoding ABC transporter ATP-binding protein, with the protein MANIIELKEVRKVYGTVIKTEVLHGINLTFEEGSFNSIVGQSGSGKSTLMNIMGTLDLPTSGEITINGKRTDTMSKNELAAVRNETIGFIFQFHYLLPEFTAFENILMPYKIKAIRPSREVIERAKELMEVVGITQVKDNLAPNMSGGQQQRTAIARALINNPKVILADEPTGNLDSDTSAKVFRLMRDLNAKYGTTFIVITHDRRIAEETDRIVEIRDGNIVNDVKR; encoded by the coding sequence ATGGCTAACATAATCGAATTGAAAGAAGTAAGAAAGGTGTATGGGACTGTTATCAAGACCGAAGTGCTCCACGGGATCAACCTGACTTTCGAAGAAGGTTCCTTCAATTCTATCGTCGGCCAATCCGGCAGCGGAAAATCCACCCTCATGAACATCATGGGCACTCTCGACCTTCCAACCAGCGGAGAGATAACCATAAACGGCAAAAGGACGGACACCATGAGCAAGAACGAGCTGGCCGCCGTAAGGAACGAGACGATAGGTTTCATATTCCAGTTCCATTACCTTCTACCGGAGTTCACAGCCTTCGAGAATATATTGATGCCTTACAAAATAAAGGCGATCCGGCCTTCGAGGGAAGTGATCGAAAGAGCGAAGGAACTCATGGAAGTTGTCGGAATAACCCAGGTAAAAGATAACCTCGCTCCCAATATGTCTGGCGGCCAGCAGCAGAGAACGGCCATCGCGAGGGCGTTGATCAACAACCCAAAAGTGATACTGGCCGACGAGCCGACCGGAAATCTGGATTCCGATACATCGGCCAAGGTGTTCAGACTGATGCGTGATCTGAACGCGAAATACGGAACGACCTTCATAGTGATCACGCACGATAGAAGGATCGCCGAAGAGACCGACAGGATAGTCGAAATAAGAGACGGCAATATAGTCAACGATGTGAAGAGATAA
- a CDS encoding ABC transporter ATP-binding protein codes for MSARTIVIGNLRKSYGSFEAVKGIDLEIVPGRVNALLGPNGAGKTTTLKSILGLVEYSGEIKILGKTVEEVRDRISFVPEDKSFYENLTPEKAIKMCSMVLDNFLPSKAEELMRHFDLPMGKKISSFSHGMRTAAYLSIAMAQSADIFIFDEPTWGLDPLRRDEVLDMIRGLSDSGKTVLYTSHIIPEIEKIADVFSIMYKGEILYSGELKGLDERFTLFCLPAGTELDRNGYLAVVKETGAVKVLTDDKNAMEKLGKIGSAKEEKVDLEVFFSLLVRGNKNAL; via the coding sequence GTGTCTGCAAGAACGATAGTAATAGGAAACCTGAGAAAGTCGTATGGAAGTTTTGAAGCTGTCAAGGGTATCGACCTGGAGATAGTTCCGGGAAGGGTCAATGCCCTCCTGGGGCCGAACGGCGCGGGTAAGACCACCACACTGAAATCGATTCTGGGCCTGGTAGAGTACAGCGGTGAAATAAAAATTCTGGGAAAGACCGTGGAAGAAGTGAGAGACAGGATATCCTTCGTACCTGAGGACAAGAGCTTCTACGAAAACCTCACCCCCGAGAAGGCCATCAAAATGTGTTCGATGGTTCTGGACAATTTCCTTCCCTCGAAGGCCGAAGAGCTCATGAGGCATTTCGATCTCCCGATGGGTAAAAAGATCTCCTCCTTCTCTCACGGCATGAGGACTGCGGCATACCTTTCGATCGCGATGGCCCAATCGGCCGATATCTTCATATTCGACGAACCGACCTGGGGGCTTGATCCCCTGAGAAGGGACGAAGTTCTGGATATGATAAGAGGTTTGTCAGACAGCGGAAAGACAGTTCTCTACACTTCCCATATAATACCGGAAATAGAAAAGATAGCAGACGTCTTCTCGATAATGTACAAGGGCGAGATACTGTACAGTGGAGAGTTGAAAGGCCTGGACGAGAGGTTCACGCTCTTCTGTCTGCCGGCCGGGACCGAGCTGGACAGAAACGGATACCTGGCCGTGGTCAAGGAAACGGGAGCAGTCAAAGTTTTGACCGACGATAAGAACGCAATGGAAAAGCTAGGAAAAATCGGAAGCGCAAAAGAAGAAAAGGTAGATCTCGAAGTTTTCTTCAGCCTTCTCGTAAGGGGGAACAAAAATGCTCTATAA
- a CDS encoding ABC transporter ATP-binding protein translates to MEIPELTLKISNLKKTYPGEVQAVRGVSLEMESQRIYALLGPNGAGKTTVLKSILGFVDYSGSVEVFGSDVDLVRNRLSFVPEEKSFYENLNVEKALRLASKISGSFDGKHARELINHYKLPPNKKIGTFSNGMKTALYISLALSTDSDLYILDEPTWGLDPILREDTLEFIREKVIVGKTVLYTSHIIPEVERIADEFFIMVNGRVRFAGTIDGIKEKYRIIHMPLKKRANIESKSAFAVAEELNRLSIIVENNEKIEEFYRIDDATISVPDLEEFFQILVRSENGK, encoded by the coding sequence ATGGAAATACCAGAGCTGACACTCAAAATAAGCAACCTGAAAAAGACCTATCCAGGAGAGGTCCAGGCCGTCAGGGGTGTGTCTCTCGAGATGGAAAGCCAGCGTATTTACGCGCTTCTCGGTCCCAACGGGGCCGGCAAGACGACGGTGTTGAAATCTATCCTCGGCTTCGTAGATTATTCGGGAAGTGTGGAGGTTTTCGGAAGCGACGTTGATCTTGTCAGAAACAGGCTCTCTTTCGTTCCCGAAGAGAAGAGCTTCTATGAAAATCTCAACGTTGAGAAGGCCCTAAGACTCGCCTCAAAAATTTCGGGCAGCTTCGACGGGAAGCACGCGAGGGAGCTGATCAACCACTACAAATTGCCACCGAACAAGAAGATCGGAACCTTCTCCAACGGCATGAAAACGGCCCTGTACATAAGTCTGGCGCTCTCGACCGACAGCGATCTGTACATCCTGGACGAACCGACCTGGGGACTCGATCCGATTTTGAGGGAGGATACGCTGGAGTTCATAAGGGAGAAAGTGATCGTCGGCAAGACCGTTCTCTACACCTCCCATATAATACCCGAGGTCGAACGGATAGCCGACGAATTCTTCATAATGGTCAATGGAAGGGTTCGCTTCGCCGGCACGATAGACGGTATCAAGGAGAAGTACAGGATAATTCACATGCCTCTGAAAAAGAGAGCCAACATAGAGAGCAAGAGCGCCTTCGCTGTCGCCGAAGAGCTCAACAGGCTTTCGATTATCGTGGAGAACAACGAGAAGATAGAGGAGTTCTACAGGATCGACGACGCAACCATTTCCGTTCCAGATCTGGAAGAGTTTTTCCAGATTCTGGTAAGGAGCGAAAACGGGAAATAA
- a CDS encoding GntR family transcriptional regulator yields the protein MWLDIDMRSPVPIYDQIKRGVREEIIKGKLKEGDTLPSIREMASQIRVNPNTVARAYRELEMEGTIMARQGLGYIVVSDGEKVRDSMFDTLSEELKEPILRLKKSGISLDKLLEVIENIWKYQS from the coding sequence GTGTGGCTAGATATCGACATGAGATCTCCCGTGCCAATCTATGACCAGATCAAGAGGGGTGTCAGAGAAGAGATCATCAAAGGAAAATTGAAAGAGGGAGACACTCTTCCCTCGATAAGAGAGATGGCATCCCAGATAAGGGTCAACCCCAACACGGTCGCCAGGGCTTACAGAGAACTGGAAATGGAGGGGACCATTATGGCGAGACAGGGTCTGGGGTATATAGTAGTCAGTGATGGAGAAAAAGTGAGAGATTCCATGTTCGATACTCTTTCCGAGGAGCTTAAAGAGCCAATACTTCGTCTGAAGAAGTCGGGCATCTCTCTGGATAAACTCCTGGAGGTGATTGAAAATATATGGAAATACCAGAGCTGA
- a CDS encoding DUF3887 domain-containing protein: protein MQRKLVLLLVVLFSVLAMASVDIAIQYINGLYEGRFEEIYQMQDETMRKAQPVTVLKNLKTQLDVQLGRPIATLDVQQVQQGEYMVYVFATEFKAGIFDFIVTLNTEGKVAGFFVRPSSYQKTETQPVEVPEERPLPEYVNPANYTEQDITVGKDPYYLPAKLMVPNGLESYPLVIILQGSGTHDIDGTLGPNKPYRDLAAGLASRGIATLRYPKKYYVYPQQAAEIGINADAEYIEDALTIIGQMKGIPQFSSIYLAGHSMGGMVAPWIAREAGVDGMILLAGSPMKLAQISLDQNLDLVGVQLTEEQKAQTKDFFTKMLNQEIPPETDLGQGITAGYYYSFDKYFCMPVLEETEMPVLIVNAELDFQSPKKYFDVFVEKLGERPNITLKLLPGLNHIFNETDGTIKSVEEYDRPGYVAVELIDLLEEWIKREAERK from the coding sequence ATGCAGAGAAAACTGGTTTTGTTGCTAGTGGTTTTATTTTCCGTACTGGCCATGGCTTCGGTAGATATAGCGATCCAGTATATCAACGGTCTTTACGAAGGCAGGTTCGAAGAGATCTACCAGATGCAGGACGAGACGATGAGAAAAGCCCAGCCCGTCACGGTGCTGAAAAACCTGAAGACCCAGCTCGATGTCCAGCTCGGCAGGCCGATAGCCACGCTGGATGTTCAACAGGTCCAGCAGGGCGAGTATATGGTTTATGTTTTCGCCACCGAATTCAAAGCCGGTATCTTCGATTTCATAGTGACGTTGAACACCGAGGGAAAAGTCGCCGGTTTCTTCGTGAGGCCTTCGAGCTACCAAAAGACCGAAACGCAGCCCGTCGAAGTCCCTGAAGAGAGGCCTCTGCCCGAGTATGTGAACCCGGCCAATTACACCGAGCAGGATATAACCGTGGGCAAAGACCCCTATTATCTGCCCGCCAAACTCATGGTTCCCAACGGTCTGGAATCTTATCCGCTCGTGATAATCCTTCAGGGCTCGGGAACACACGACATCGACGGCACTCTCGGCCCGAACAAACCCTATAGGGATCTCGCGGCCGGTCTCGCCTCGAGGGGAATAGCCACCCTGAGATATCCCAAGAAGTACTATGTGTATCCCCAGCAGGCGGCCGAAATCGGAATAAACGCCGACGCGGAGTATATAGAAGACGCACTTACGATAATCGGTCAGATGAAGGGAATTCCCCAGTTCAGCTCCATTTATCTGGCAGGACATTCGATGGGCGGAATGGTGGCGCCCTGGATCGCTCGGGAGGCCGGCGTCGACGGAATGATTCTGCTTGCCGGTTCACCTATGAAACTGGCCCAGATAAGCCTCGATCAGAACCTCGACCTGGTTGGCGTTCAGCTGACCGAAGAACAAAAGGCACAGACAAAAGATTTTTTCACCAAGATGCTGAATCAGGAGATACCACCCGAGACCGATCTCGGACAGGGTATAACGGCCGGCTACTACTACAGCTTCGACAAATACTTCTGCATGCCGGTGCTTGAAGAGACCGAGATGCCGGTGCTGATAGTGAACGCAGAGCTAGACTTCCAGAGCCCCAAAAAATACTTCGACGTCTTTGTCGAGAAGCTCGGAGAAAGGCCAAACATAACTTTGAAGCTTCTACCGGGCCTGAACCACATATTCAACGAAACCGACGGCACTATAAAGAGTGTAGAAGAATACGATAGACCGGGATACGTAGCCGTGGAGCTGATAGATCTTCTGGAGGAATGGATAAAGCGGGAAGCTGAACGGAAATGA